One genomic region from Rosa rugosa chromosome 1, drRosRugo1.1, whole genome shotgun sequence encodes:
- the LOC133718573 gene encoding scarecrow-like protein 15, protein MRVPVTTPQTNNSNQSPNPKPETNLGFHTPSRINPNLYYEPTSVLDLRHSPSPVAADKPSKVSAISDVLTHSNHHEPLEWVDEQDLHNLDWDSLMRDLGLHDDSVLNLRPTTNTQLNPHPNSEPQIPHLPEYPHPQPFDPTQLVHSDFNLSGVYSSQNFSHHNLPSYDQTDIHSSVNSNVGFDFIEELIRAADCFDSDELNLAQVILDRLNQRQRLSSPNPKPLGKPLQRAAVYFKDALQSLLNNSTGSSPVRNLSSWSEIVQTIRAYKGFSGISPIPMFSHFTTNQALLEALNGSSFIHVIDFDIGLGGQYASLMKELAEKADVSRSNPPVLRITAVVPEEYAVESRLVRENLSQFAQELKIRFQIEFLLVRTFEILSFKAIKFMDGEKTAILLSPYIMRRLSSAENVRAFLGDIRRVSPSVVVFVDGEGLAESGATSFRRNFVSGLEFFSIVLESLDAAVPGGEMVRKIETFLLRPKIEAAVEAAGRRVQPWREVFHGAGMRAVELSQFADFQAQCLLGKVQVRGFHVAKRQAELVLCWHDRALVATSAWRC, encoded by the coding sequence ATGAGAGTACCCGTTACCACACCCCAAaccaacaacagcaaccaatcTCCAAACCCTAAACCCGAAACCAATCTCGGATTCCACACTCCTTCGCGCATCAATCCAAACCTCTACTACGAGCCAACCTCCGTTCTCGACCTCCGCCACAGCCCCAGCCCAGTGGCGGCCGATAAGCCGTCAAAAGTTTCAGCTATCTCCGACGTCCTGACTCACTCGAATCACCATGAGCCTCTCGAGTGGGTCGACGAGCAGGATCTTCACAACTTGGACTGGGACTCCCTCATGAGAGACTTGGGCTTGCACGACGACTCTGTCCTTAACCTGAGACCTACTACTAATACACAGCTGAACCCCCACCCCAACAGCGAGCCTCAGATTCCTCATCTCCCGGAGTACCCTCATCCACAGCCGTTCGATCCCACCCAGCTGGTCCACTCCGACTTCAACCTCTCCGGGGTCTACTCCTCCCAGAATTTCAGCCACCACAATCTGCCTTCATATGATCAGACCGATATTCATTCCTCGGTGAACTCCAACGTGGGGTTCGATTTCATCGAGGAGCTGATCCGAGCCGCGGACTGTTTCGACTCTGACGAGCTCAACCTGGCTCAGGTGATCCTCGACCGGCTCAACCAACGTCAGCGATTGTCCTCGCCCAACCCAAAACCTCTTGGAAAACCTCTCCAGCGAGCCGCGGTTTATTTCAAAGACGCTCTCCAGTCCCTCCTCAACAACTCCACCGGTTCAAGTCCGGTTCGCAACCTCTCCTCCTGGTCTGAAATTGTCCAGACCATCAGAGCCTACAAGGGCTTTTCGGGGATTTCGCCTATCCCGATGTTCTCGCACTTCACAACTAACCAGGCCCTCCTCGAAGCGCTCAACGGCTCCAGCTTCATCCACGTCATCGACTTCGACATCGGCCTCGGCGGCCAGTACGCTTCGCTGATGAAAGAGCTCGCCGAGAAAGCTGACGTGTCGAGGTCCAACCCGCCGGTGCTGCGCATCACCGCCGTCGTGCCGGAGGAGTACGCCGTCGAGAGCAGGCTGGTGAGAGAGAACCTGTCGCAGTTCGCTCAGGAACTCAAGATCAGATTCCAAATCGAATTCCTTCTCGTCCGAACCTTCGAGATTCTCTCCTTCAAGGCGATCAAGTTCATGGACGGAGAGAAAACGGCGATTCTGCTGTCGCCGTACATCATGCGCCGCCTCAGCTCGGCCGAGAACGTCCGCGCATTTCTCGGCGACATCAGGCGAGTGTCGCCGAGCGTGGTGGTGTTCGTCGACGGCGAGGGGCTGGCCGAGTCGGGAGCGACGTCGTTCAGGAGGAACTTCGTGTCCGGGCTCGAGTTCTTCTCGATTGTTTTGGAGTCGCTGGACGCGGCGGTGCCGGGTGGCGAGATGGTGAGGAAGATCGAGACGTTTCTGTTGAGGCCGAAGATCGAGGCTGCGGTGGAGGCAGCGGGGAGGCGGGTCCAGCCGTGGCGGGAAGTGTTTCACGGCGCGGGAATGAGGGCCGTGGAGCTGAGCCAGTTTGCGGACTTTCAGGCCCAGTGCTTGTTGGGCAAGGTCCAGGTCAGGGGGTTCCACGTGGCGAAGCGGCAGGCGGAGCTGGTGCTGTGCTGGCATGATAGGGCCCTGGTGGCCACGTCGGCATGGAGGTGTTAG